The following are from one region of the Flavobacteriaceae bacterium UJ101 genome:
- a CDS encoding beta-barrel assembly-enhancing protease (Functions as both a chaperone and a metalloprotease. Maintains the integrity of the outer membrane by promoting either the assembly or the elimination of outer membrane proteins, depending on their folding state; Belongs to the peptidase M48 family. BepA subfamily; Contains 4 TPR repeats.): MNYRRGSGGFKTRLIIGLVIAAFALFRYYSNSQYNEITGENQRISMSPQDEITLGQQSAPQMAQQYGGLHPDDNAQEIIDQIGHHIVKNSDARNSPYQFDFHVLYDENTVNAFALPGGQIFITAGLLKRLQNEDQIAGVLGHEIGHVVGRHSAEHIEKQNLTQGLVGAASVAGGDMGSAQMAQMVGNLINMKYGRSDELESDDLGVKFMIQSDYNPNALIGVMEILDQASGGQRVPEFQSTHPSPENRIHQIQEAIKKYQNLN, translated from the coding sequence ATGAATTACAGAAGGGGATCAGGAGGTTTTAAGACACGTCTAATTATAGGACTTGTTATTGCTGCATTTGCACTTTTCAGATACTATTCCAATAGTCAGTATAACGAAATAACAGGAGAAAATCAACGTATTAGTATGTCTCCTCAAGATGAGATTACATTAGGACAACAAAGTGCTCCTCAAATGGCCCAACAATATGGTGGTTTACATCCAGATGATAATGCACAAGAAATTATCGACCAAATAGGACATCACATTGTTAAAAATAGTGATGCAAGAAACTCTCCTTATCAATTTGACTTTCACGTATTATATGATGAAAATACAGTAAACGCTTTTGCTCTTCCTGGTGGACAAATTTTTATTACTGCTGGATTATTAAAACGTTTACAAAATGAAGATCAAATTGCAGGTGTTTTAGGTCATGAAATAGGTCATGTAGTAGGAAGACATTCTGCAGAACATATCGAAAAACAAAACTTAACCCAAGGACTTGTAGGTGCAGCATCAGTTGCAGGTGGTGATATGGGATCTGCTCAAATGGCTCAAATGGTAGGAAACTTAATTAATATGAAATACGGCCGTAGTGATGAATTAGAATCAGATGATTTAGGTGTTAAATTTATGATTCAATCCGATTATAATCCTAATGCCTTAATTGGAGTTATGGAAATACTGGATCAAGCGAGTGGCGGTCAACGTGTTCCAGAATTTCAGAGTACACACCCCTCTCCTGAAAATCGTATCCATCAAATTCAAGAAGCTATCAAAAAATATCAAAATTTAAATTAA
- the ackA gene encoding acetate kinase (Catalyzes the formation of acetyl phosphate from acetate and ATP. Can also catalyze the reverse reaction; Belongs to the acetokinase family.; KEGG: seds:AAY24_01310 acetate kinase) — translation MNILVINAGSSSVKYQLIDMNSKQAIAIGLVERIGIEGSRIKHDYFIDGKENRKIVEQSIENHETALTLVANLLMDDQIGVIQNPEAIQAVGHRVVHGGEKFAKTVLINPEVKKVIQELAPLAPLHNPANLTGIEVAEKVFPNAKQVAVFDTSYHQSMPEKAYRYAIPNPFYEKNGIRRYGFHGTSHQFVYNQAVDYLQNSNLKAITLHLGNGASMAAIDSNQVKDTSMGLGPLAGLIMGTRSGDLDPSIIFYMVEELGLTLAEVKNILNKESGMLGITESSDARDIEEKYYQKEAKAILGNEMYAYRIKKYIGSYIAALNGVDTLIFTGGIGENDALMRSLICKNLDSLGIQLDENLNKERNHASKIEEIHVKNTGIQILIIPTNEELQIANETASFI, via the coding sequence ATGAATATATTAGTCATTAATGCAGGTAGTTCATCTGTAAAATATCAATTAATTGATATGAATTCAAAACAAGCCATAGCGATTGGTTTAGTAGAACGAATCGGGATTGAAGGAAGTCGTATCAAACATGATTATTTTATTGACGGGAAAGAAAATCGAAAAATAGTAGAACAATCGATTGAAAACCATGAAACTGCCTTAACATTAGTTGCTAATTTATTAATGGATGATCAAATTGGTGTAATCCAAAACCCTGAAGCAATTCAAGCAGTTGGACATCGTGTGGTACATGGTGGTGAAAAATTTGCTAAAACTGTTTTAATCAATCCAGAAGTTAAAAAAGTAATTCAAGAATTAGCTCCGCTAGCTCCTTTGCATAACCCTGCTAATTTAACAGGAATTGAAGTGGCTGAAAAAGTATTTCCAAATGCTAAACAAGTTGCTGTTTTCGATACTTCTTACCATCAAAGTATGCCCGAAAAAGCCTACCGATATGCAATACCCAATCCTTTTTATGAAAAAAATGGAATTCGTCGCTATGGCTTTCATGGAACAAGCCACCAATTTGTTTACAACCAAGCTGTAGACTATCTACAAAACTCTAATTTGAAAGCGATCACTTTACATTTAGGAAATGGTGCCAGCATGGCTGCTATAGATTCCAATCAGGTAAAAGACACTTCTATGGGATTAGGTCCTTTAGCGGGCCTTATTATGGGAACACGTTCTGGAGATTTAGATCCTTCTATTATTTTCTATATGGTTGAAGAGTTAGGACTTACTTTAGCTGAAGTAAAGAACATTTTAAATAAAGAGAGTGGAATGTTAGGTATTACAGAAAGTAGTGATGCTCGAGATATTGAGGAAAAATATTATCAAAAAGAAGCTAAAGCTATTTTGGGTAATGAAATGTATGCTTACCGTATAAAAAAATACATAGGTAGTTATATTGCTGCTCTAAACGGTGTCGATACTTTAATATTTACAGGAGGTATCGGTGAAAATGATGCCTTAATGAGAAGTTTGATCTGTAAAAATTTAGATTCTTTAGGAATTCAATTAGACGAGAATCTGAATAAAGAACGAAATCATGCTAGTAAAATTGAAGAAATACATGTTAAAAATACTGGAATACAGATACTTATAATCCCAACCAATGAAGAACTTCAAATAGCTAATGAAACGGCTTCTTTTATTTAG